CGATGAGAAATAGCCCGGCGACCAAAACACGCCTGACCTATAGACTTTTCCGATCCAGTCAAACCTGCTCTTTATCTTCCTGCTCGTATTTTGCTTAATTTTGCCCACTATCATCGCTACTTCATATTTCGGAGGTATATCGATTATCAGATACACATGATCCGGTTGAATGCTATATCTTATCACCTCGATT
The sequence above is drawn from the Dehalococcoidia bacterium genome and encodes:
- the tnpA gene encoding IS200/IS605 family transposase; the encoded protein is IEVIRYSIQPDHVYLIIDIPPKYEVAMIVGKIKQNTSRKIKSRFDWIGKVYRSGVFWSPGYFSSTIGLNEEQILRYVEYQEKVDCGQYKLQL